One Vicia villosa cultivar HV-30 ecotype Madison, WI linkage group LG5, Vvil1.0, whole genome shotgun sequence genomic window, TATCCCGACCCGAAGCTGGAGAGACCTTGTATCTCTACCTCGCCGTGGCCACCGAGGTCGTGAGTGCAGCCTTAATACGAGAAACCCCAGAGGGCCAGAGACCCATTTATTTCACGATCAAAGCGCTCCAAGGACCCGAAGTTAGATACCAACAGATCGAAAAAGTCAGGCTCGCACTAGTGACTGCAGCAAGAAGACTAAGGCACTACTTCTTGGCCCACACTATAATCGTGCGAACCGAGCAACCCATAAAACAATTGCTTGCGCGTCCAGACATGGTCGGGAGAATGCTCCGCTGGTCGCTAGAACTCGCAGAGTTCGACATAAAGTACGAGGGAAGAAAGGCCATCAAAGCACAGGTCTTGGCCGATTTTGTGGCCGAAATGGCTTTCCccgaaacaacaaacaacaatgcCCGAAGATGGACCCTATACGTAGACGGGGCATCGAGCTCATCCGGGAGCGGGGTAGGAATTATCCTGGAAAACGGGGAAGGGGTCCTCATAGAAGTGTCCCTCTCTCTCTCATTCCCAACATCCAACAATCAGGCCGAATACGAGGCTCTGCTCGCCGGATTGCGCCTTGAAAACGACCTAGAAGCCGAGGAAATTGAGGTGTTCAGTGACTCCCAACTGGTCGCTTCCCACATCTCGGGCGAATATCAAGTCAAAAGCAAGACCCTCGCCGAGTACTCAACCCTCGTGTGCGGAAGACGGGCCCAATTTAGGAGCGCCAAAATAAAACATATCCCAAGAGAACACAATTCTCGAGCGGATGTCCTGTCAAAGCTAGCCAGCACAAGGAAGAAAGGGGGCAACAAATCCGTGATCCAAGAAATACTACCAAAACCTAGCACTGAACCTTCGCCCGGGCTAGCACTTGTAAACGCAATCGGAGATGCATCC contains:
- the LOC131604820 gene encoding uncharacterized protein LOC131604820, which encodes MRFNPEKCTFGVRAGKFLGFYLTERGIEANLNKCRAFSGLPTPNLKKSIQTLNGMLTSLFRFVAKSAQHALPLFKLLRKETAFEWTEECECALSHLKQALSSPPVLSRPEAGETLYLYLAVATEVVSAALIRETPEGQRPIYFTIKALQGPEVRYQQIEKVRLALVTAARRLRHYFLAHTIIVRTEQPIKQLLARPDMVGRMLRWSLELAEFDIKYEGRKAIKAQVLADFVAEMAFPETTNNNARRWTLYVDGASSSSGSGVGIILENGEGVLIEVSLSLSFPTSNNQAEYEALLAGLRLENDLEAEEIEVFSDSQLVASHISGEYQVKSKTLAEYSTLVCGRRAQFRSAKIKHIPREHNSRADVLSKLASTRKKGGNKSVIQEILPKPSTEPSPGLALVNAIGDASCWMTPVYNYLTSDLLPADLKEASVIRRRACSYVLIENHLYRRGFSIPLLKCIEEGTAPHILRDIHEGINSQHLGGRSLAQKVLWAGYYWPTMQHDAKEYVKRCDKCQRFGDMHLAPPNKLKSLSSPWPFARWGMDLLGPFVTGSNQNKYLIVAVDYFTKWI